A window of Fusarium verticillioides 7600 chromosome 7, whole genome shotgun sequence genomic DNA:
CGAAGAGTGATAAAATAGGAAGATTCAAGGTTACTGAGGACTCGAAACGACCTCGAGAAAAGAGGAAActaaacaaacaaacaccaagCTCAGTCCAGTCAAGTCATGGTTATATAAACAACCCAATACTGTGGTGACTGTGTGCTATTGCTGCTTGTTGCACCACTTCAAGCTTCTAACCTTGCTCTAGATATACCAAAGAAACACTACCCTCATCCATATCCCACACTGAaatctctctttctttctctctctctctatcaGTCTGTGCAATGCTATTGTCATATCCTACAAAGGATCCACGTTGTTGTGTGCCCCTGTTCTGCTCTCAGCCAAAGAGACAGACAGTAGCAGATGGACGGAATCACAGAACGGCTTGTTACATTCCCCCCTTTTGGATCACAAACACtcctttcatcttccagcagcagctgtCCCCTCAGTTGCCATTCACCCATAGTCTCGGCTACTCGCAGCCGCCTTATTCTTTTTGTATCACTTGGTTTCCTGGCCAAGGTACACGGCAACCGATTGTCCACGTTCCCATGCTCCGTTTGCTCGGCGCTGTCCAATGCCGAGATGCCGTGGATATGTACCAATGTGCGTTGCTGCCGTCATTGGTGTCATCTGCTTATCAAGCAGAAAtacttggtgttgatggctgGGTGCAAGTATGATGTCTAGTAAAGTCGGTGAAGACATCCCAATAATTGTCTGTGAGTCGGATATCAAAaggcatggatgatgaattCGTCTGTTGGGAGAGAAAAGCACTTGCAAGTTCTAAAAGGCATTGTCAAGTCATACTCGTATTAACATGATGCACTATTGTGAATGTACAGGACCGCCACCATATAAACAGCTCAAAGGAAAAACCAacaaatcatcatcagcacaATATATCCCTCTATTTTGCAACCCGAACGCCATCTAATGCCATAGGTCTCATCGGACCCTTCCGAGGCTCATCGCCACGGTCCACACGGTACTTGAGCTTGACACCCATTGCTGcaagctcaacatcaaggaacttgagcGCACCAGGGACAACAACCTGCGTAGTGTGGTCACCTCCGACCCATGAGTTACCGTGACCGTCCTCCCAAATCTCACCCTGGATCTCGGTAAGGTCGATGCCCTCCGCGTCGTCCAGCTTGACCGCACAGGCACGGCATCGTACGATGCTCgcggccttcttcttgcccgGCGCAAACTGTGACACTGTTGGCTGCACAGAGAGGAACGAACCACATCGGCGGCAGATCCACGATTTCGAGTAGTCAGAGCAGTTGAGCAAACGATCTTGAAGCAGGAAAGCAGTTCCGTGTGCCAGCAGAGCATCACGCTCCATTTCTCCGACACGAATACCACCACCCCTCTTTCGGCCCTTAATAGGCTGACCGGTCGTAGGCACGACTGGACCCGTGGTTCGCACCTGGTACTTGTCGTTCACCATGTGTCGCAGTCGCTGGTAGTAGACGACTCCGATGTAAATGTCAGCTGCGAGCTCCTCTCCAGTGATGCCTGAGTACATGGGCTCATTGCCGTGGTAGTTGTACCCAGCCTTCATCAGCTGATGGCCAAAGTAATCTCCTGCCGTGTTCTCTTCGTCAAACTTGAACGGCGTCGAGTCTTGCGCAAGGCCATGAAGCGCGCCAGCCTTGCCTGCCAGCGACTCCACAAACATGCCTATCGTCATACGAGAAGGGAAAGCGTGGGGGTTAATAATAATATCGGGGGAAATGCCGGTCTCAGAAAAGGGGAGGTCCATCGTCGGCCACTTTTGCGAGGCAACACCCTTCTGTCCGTGTCGAGAAGAGAACTTGTCACCAACGATGGGCGATCGGGGAATACGGAACTTGACAGAGATTGTTTGCAGAGGCTCGTTACCTGAATCGGCTCCGATCAGGCGGACTTCTTCGACAAACCCTTCCTCCGAATCCTTGTACTTCTCATAGTGAGTGATGCCATCGAGGTTCACCAGTTTGCCATTGTAGTCGGGAGTCACTGTGTGCCAGGCACAGATGACGTCTCCCTCTTGAATCAGACGACCAACGTGAGGCagaccatcgtcatccaGCATGCCCTGGTACTGAGCGCTCACGTAACTGTGTGGGGCAAAGCCAAAGGCCTTAGTGACACTCTTAGTGGCCTTGGTTCGAGAGTCGTCCTTGAGtgagatcttcttcgtcttgtaGATTGTACCATGGCCAAAGCCTCGCTCGTGGGCACTCTTGTTGAGAATCATAGCGTCATCCATGTCGTATCCGGTATAAGAAATGACAGCAACGACTGCGTTCATACCGTTGGGAAAGTTGTCGAAGCCATATGTATTGTGAAGAGGCGCTCGCACAATGGGTGTTTGGCCAGTTTGGATGCGATAAGACTTGTTATCGGTTCGGTAGCGGATAGCAGCGCCAGGAGTTCCCATGGTTTGCTTACCCATCTGACACTGGTACATGTTTCGGGGAGACTGGTTGAAATCGGAAAAGGGCGTCATGTTGGCGAGAATCGAGAGAATGTTTGTGGGATCGAACTCGACATGTGTTGACTTGCCAGACTCGACCTCCTGAGGCACCACAGCAATAGACATATAAGGCTGCTCATAAGGACCAACCCAATCCTCCTTCTGAAGAGGAAGGTATTTGACAGGGCGCACCATTCTTGCGGGTGTTGATGTCATGTAAATACCGGGATAAGATCCACCCCTGGATGGAGGAACGTAACCAATctcaagttgaagaggaactCCATGAGTACCCTCAACCTTCCAGTATCGGAAGCAGTCCGCAATTCTGACAGACTCCTTGGGGGTACAGAAACCAAGaatcttgccatcaagcaTGACAACGACATTCTCTTCAGTTGACGCTGAGGAAACGTCAACGATTCCTAACTCCTGAGCGAGAGAAGCAATATGAGACACATCGACGTACTCAGTCATGATCTTACACTTGTGCGcaagatggttgagaagaccacAAGGAGCACCATCAGGAGTGTGGACAGGACACATAAAACCCCACGACTCTGGGAGCAGCTTTCGGACGGCCGTAGTCTTCAGTTGGGCGAAGAAGGCACCACGATGCACCATGCGGAAATGGCTGATGAAACGCAAgaagttgagcttctcagccaccACTGTGAAACCTGCTGTTTGTTGCAAATCAAGGCCTGAGGCGCTCTGCAAGTTACCCGTTGACAGGAAGTATTCTAGAGCATTTCCTAGGTTCTCGTTGGCCTTGCGGAAAATGTTATTGGGGAATTCCTTGCGGAAATCCTCGGAGGTGAAGGCAACGCCGGGGTTCCTTCGAAGGTAATCGCGCAAAGATGCTCGAACATTGACGCTGAGGAACTCATCGAGTCTTTCCTTGAGGATCTGTCCATACAAGAAACCACCAAGCAAGATCTCCTGGTTCTGGACAGCATCGGGGTTGTCGACTGCACAGTCACCAGCGACAAGCGCGTAAAGCTTTCGGAtcatgaagagaagcagcttAAACTTCTCCTTATCCTGCTCTTCAGTAACATCAACATTTCCAAGGTGGACCAAGACAATTCTTCGCAAGAACTCAGTTCCAACTTCGAGGTTGGTCATGGTGTCCGGCACTCCCAGAACAACTCGGAACTTCTCGCCCAGGTATGCTCTCGTATCCGACTTGCTGTAGAGATTGTATGACTTGTACGTCCGTAGAAGCAGCTCGATTCGGTGTGTCAAGAAGGTGTTCTCGGTGGACTTGGAGCCAGCAGGACCGACCAGTCCCTCGAAGATTTCGCGATCATTGGTCTCAACCAATGCCTTGAGGATCATCATGACGGGAACAAGGTATTCGTTCTTGCGCCATGAGAAGCGGAAGGTCATGTTTCCGTCGCTGAGGTAGTGGAGGACATTGGTCTGAGAGGTTTCGTCGGGGCGAACTGCACGAAGAATGATACCGTAGGGAGTGTAACCAGGACCACGGTTCTGGAAACTAGGTCGGTTGATGGCCATGGGAAAGTTTCGCTTGTTCAACTGCAGCATTCGAATAATCTTCTCGATACCGTTCACGATGAAATATCCTCCAAGCTCCTCTGattcttcctttctctcaACAAGGAGCGCGGGCGAGTTGTTCTCAAGGTGACATCGGTTCGACTAGTATTCGTGAGTTAAGAAAACCCAAAAGCAGAAATTCGTATGCAAACCTTGATCATGACAGGTACTTGACCAAACTCTCGAGTAAATTCAACTGGATCTCCGCCGTTGATGCGGTACTCGAGAGTAGCTGAGAGCCTTCCTCGATATGTTACATGGCGTTCTCTGCACTCGGCGGGAAAAACCTGACGGTTCCGGGCCATCTTATTGGAAGGGGGCACCTGAGGCTTCTGAAGGAAGACGTCTTTGTATCTGATAGTGAGGCGATTCTTGCCATCTGGCGAGGCGCGGTCGTCGCCATCGAGGTATGTTCTGGCGCCAATGTCGGCTATACCATGCGCCAGCAGGCCTGGCTTGCCATCGTCGCGAAACAAGCCATTGAAGGACTCGAGATGAGGGTCGACGGCTAATTGGAGGGCAGGATATGCAGTGTGATCCTTGGGAGGGTTTCGGAAGAGGTCCTCTCGGCGCAGGGTGTGGAATTGGTGATCCCACTCGGTTTCTGTGGCCGAGGGTGCCATGGTGACTGGTACTCTAGAGAATGGCCTAGAGCTTCAAGAATGGCGAGACTCGGTGTGAAGTTTTTTGAGCGATGGCAGCAATTCCAAAGTAAAAAGTAGTAGAGCCAATCGCAATAGAAGAAGACATTCGAAGAATCTTGCCTGTCGCTGTAAACAATGAGGAGCGGCAAATCTGTTGTGTGAGACCGCTCGCAATCGCAAAGATTGAGGCTATCGCAGCgcagaaaaaaaaagttccCAGTCAGAAAAAAAAGTCAAAGCTAAGCTTAGTCATTGTCGTTATCTTATCAGAGGTGGGGTAGTCAGCTAGCGAATGAGGAACAAGCATCATCGAATGCGGGAACTGGTTCTATCAGTCAGTCAAGCGATTTAGGTGTAACATTTGAATTCGGCCGCATGAGCGGTTAAAACGGGTGAACGGTTCATTGCATTCATAATTTAACAAGAAGGCATGAATGTCAAGGCCAGTCAAATTGAAAAACACCCGCAGTAGATCAACATAGCGATAGCCCGGCTATCCTATCCCTGCGGAAACCAAGTTCTCACAGAGGCAGCATCGCGAACGAGAAGATTACGTCGTTCCAGGATTTTTAGCTAGAGGCGATAATAAACGAGAATGATGACGAATTATCTACCGTTTCCCAAGTCACAAGGCATGCTTAGCAAAGAAAGTTGGCCCCTTTGTGTTGCCAATCACCGCTTCTAGAGCATGAAGGCCTAAGGCTGGTGCCTGGGAAATAATTTAGGTACGACGCTGACTGTGTAAGTCGAAGATGGGGGCCAGGACGAGGTTTGCCAACTGCAAAAGGTGGTCACGGTTCGGCTTTTTTGTTAGTACGGATAACAAGTGCGGTAATGGAAAGTTTGGAGGCACTGAAGGCCACTGAAAGTGCACTGTCAGCTACCAATGTAAGGTCGTTATCTCCGGTGGCGCAGAGACAAGAGGTAATTAGGTAGACAGATGAACTTGGAGCACGCCAGACACCCCAGAGTAATACTGGGCTGCCAGCTTCACGAGGAATAGTCCAAGGATGACGAGACGCACTTGTCTTGCAGCCCAAAAGCGAAAGGCTTCCTAATTACTACACGAATAAGAGCTGGGGTTACAAGCCTCGAATGCGATGCCTGCAGCAACTGCAGCCCAACCTGCATTGCAGTACATATATACAGGTACCATGTCCAagaattgattgattgatagaTGGTCCTAGAGATAAACGCTTTGGTGAGACCTCGGTTGGGTTTAACCAACTTCACTTGATTTGTAGGCAAGAGCCCAACTCGCTGCACTTGGTCTTGGTCCATCAGCTCTCTGTACACCTTCTGCAGAAGAGAGTACTTCCACACTGTGGTCTTCTGCACATCTTGCTATCTTGCCATATTCACAGCTACAGCTCCTCCTTGAATTATCTCGATGTCAAGGTAACCCTAGGGTCATCAGATATCACGACTCCGCTACCCAAGTGCCGCTGCACAGGGCAGCGATTTATGTGTGGCTCACCTCATACCCTACAACAACTTTCCTCCTGCAACCTTCAAAAACATATAGTCGAGCTGGGCTATAATACTACTCTCAACAAAGCACTGTAGTTCGAGGCAGAATATATCCTTGATCTGCAGGCCGTTCGTCCAACAACTTGATTCATCGTTCCGTTATCAACCAACGCCTTAACTTGTGGCTGTCCGTGGCTGGCGATCAAGGCCCACACTTTGCATGTGTGTGTTATTGCAACACAACATTGAAGCACCTCAAACCGCCCGTTTTTGAAACTACTAACATTGCACGATCCGGAGGGAGCTGCATTGCCCAGGAGATCTCTTACCCGCTTTCAAGGCCTATAGCCACAAGTCGAGCTCGACCAGGTCAGTTGAGTACCTTGATCAGATCCAGTATTGATCGTCAACGCTGTCACCGTCTACAAGTCTTAACCCATCGGGTGGGTTTGTTTGCCGGCTTCCGTTCTCTCAAGACCCTGCAGCTAACCGTGAAGCACTCTGATTTTAGAAGGCAATCTCAAGATAGTAGCATTCAACTCAAACGCCTATTTACCAGCCAGCCCATCATTCGCCAACCGCTCTGTCTTGTAGCGAAGAGGAACCTACGAACAAATACAAAGACGCAGTATCGCTCGTTAGGCGCCCTCACAGGAGGGAGCCCTTGACTTTTGAGCACTGACGTCGACCTCCTGGAGCCCTGTGTGCCCTGGTCGATCATCGCTCCACTcaagcaagctcttctcTGCTCAAGCGAATGAAACGCCGCAGCGCCTAGCCCACACTGCTGCCACCTCTGGCTGGGCCAGGTGATTGAAGATTGGAATGTCACAACACCCCGCGACGACTTGCAGTCCCCAATCACTACCTTTTGGCGCTCCCGCTCACTGCTCATCCCTGCACGAGCTCTACCTTGCCTTAGGCCTCCCTACCTGgcctgacctgacctgacctggagcttgagctctccTGCTGCCATCGATACATACCATACCCTGGGTTAGTTAGTAGCTTACCTGGGGAGCTAGCAGTGGGATAGCTGCTGGTCTCCCGACTGCTGCCAAGTACCTCGACCTGCGTTGCCTCTACAGCACCAAATCTGTCTCGGTAACCTCTCTGGGCTCCTTTGGCGCTGCATCTGCGCTAAAAGCTACGCTACTTGCGCCGCCAGGCACGGGTCGTTCCCACCACTTCCCCATTCCTTGCCCCCTCAAAGGCCCCAAAGGCTCGTGCCCGTTGGTGGTCTCTGCTGGGTGTCTTTTGGGTGCCCTTTCTGGCGCCTCTGTTGACTGTCTCGGCCGTCATCTCGTCCCAGGTGGGGCCCTTTTTTTGTGCCTCCGCCTAGGCGTCACCTGTACCAATCTAGGTACTGCTCCTCCGTCGTTGCACCACGagcctctcctccttcactATTTCCATCGCCGCTCGAACCCGCCTCCGACGCCGACGCCGACCTTATTCCAAACGCCTAGACGCTGGCGCGCACAACTTTGCAGGTGCAGATGTTACTTGTCGCCTGCCACCGTTATACAACTCGCTTTTCCTGAACCGCCATCCTGCCGCTCCTCTCGCTTCTGTCACCAAGAACCACGACCCTGCATCTGAGCACCAACAAGAATTGTCCGCCCATAAAACACCCCGCCCACCACATTTTCTACCGTCTTTCGCGAAACCGAGACATTTTGTGTTCTTCTGTcaaagaggagaagctttCAAAAGAAACGGCATTTCTCTCGTTCGTCTTTGCGACAAGCTGCAGCGTTCTTCCAATCAGCACCCCCGCCTTCACCCGACCGCCTACTGCAGCCCGACCAACGTTTTTCGTGACCCGATAGCAAATATGGCAGGGTTATTCCAAAGGGTCTACAATTGGCTCATGCGCATGTTCTGGTAAGTAGCCATAATCATGAGGTTGCTTCCACGGAAACCCAACAGAAACCTCTGGTTCATTCGTGACTGGCTGTTCTGCGCAGCTGCGACAGCTTTTGAACCCACATGCTGATAATGACTCCCAGGgcgatggaaatggaagtgACGATGGTTGGTTTGCAAAATGCTGGAAAGACCTCGTTATTACGAGTTCTCGCTGTAGGTTTCGGCATGTCGTTTCTTTTGCTTGACCGCTTGTAGCTGACTGTCGCGTTTGTAGGGCGGTGAATTCACTCTCGAGTAAGCGCTTCCCAATACCGGCTCTTGCCATGAATTTCCTCGATCTCGCTGCAGCCTGTCTGGATATTTCAACTGTGTCATGAGGTCCCAATGCTAACTCCAGATGACAGCTCCATCCCCACCGTTGGTTTCAACATGAAAAAGGTACAGCGCGGACATGTTACCTTGAAGTGTTGGGATATTGGTGGCCAGCCCCGGTTCCGAACCATGTGGGAAAGATACTGTCGAGGCGTGAGCGCCATCGTCTTTATCGTGGATATTGCCGATACACCATTGATTCCCCAAGCGAAGGAGGAGCTCCATGATCTCATGAGCCGCAAGTCGCTTGAGGGTATACCACTTCTCATCTTGGGGAATAAGTCCGATCTTCCGGACAAGCTTTCGGTGGATGAGTTGATTGACGAGCTAGACCTGAAGAGCATACGTGGTCGTGAGGTGTGCTGCTATGGTATCAGCGCGAAAGAAGAGACAAACCTTGACGCAGTAGTCGAGTTTCTAATGAAGTATGCCACGCGACCATAATCAGCGCCATAACTCGCTGGTGTGGTTGCTGTAACACTCGCTTGGGCATGTTTCCACAACCTCTGACTCAAGAGGTAACAAGCGTCCAAGTCTGTGCCAGCTGTTCCAATATCTGGCAGACAAAGGCTTCTCTGCTTGCGCCTTGGGCCAACAACAGAGCACAAGACCGGCGTATGACAAGCGAGTGAAAAGACCAAGGGTAAACATATATAAATTCCTCTCTCACGAGCTCATGATTTTTCCAGATATCTGTTGGCCCATACGCAGCTTTTACTGGGGTTTCGAAGACTTCTTCGCTGCTCTTATGTCGCCATTACCTAGGCCCTGGAAAACCATGACACTTTTCTTTGTTAATGGACGGAGCATAATCTTGCATGATGGGAAGAAATCCAGCACTGGCtagaaaggagaaaaggtCTTTTCCCAAGGGATGCCGCTTTTGTATATGGAATTGGCGCTTGCCACTCCTCACTGTTTCCTTTTGTTATTCACTGGAGGCCTAGGCGCTGTTGCCATTGTTGATGGCGCTAttgtttctgctgctgttgacgatgacgatgatatgATTCTTGGATGTTGTTTTTCTGCTTGGAACATACTATGATCGAGTAAAGCATGGGCAGTTGTCGGCCACAGCTTGTGTAAGTAACCTGCAAGCGGCTGACTAGAAACGGCTGATGACTGAATGATTATGTCGTTATGAAAATGTTCGTTCAGTTTTTGAGCCTGGTAGTTGATGGGAAGACGCGTGTGTTTATAGACAAgggaaccagaaccagaaccagatTCGAGTTTGAATGTATGGCTGAGTTGTGTTTTGTTAGTCAAGAATAGTGGCAAGAAATGGACTCTTTCTGAGCTGTATCGCCGAAACCCGTGTTGGTTGAGGGGATAATGAGCGACTTTAATAGGCATTGAATGGATTTTCAAGATTTGACTGTTTGTTGGAAAGAATCGAATGTCCCAGATGACATGGGTCGAGTTGTCAATGTGAGGCGGAGAAAGTCCAGGTGATGCTTGGGTGTGGATACTTATCAACACCCATTTTCACAGCCAAGAGACTTTTTTTCAATAGAAAAAAGCCCAACAAGTAAACCAGAAGCTGTAGAGTATCGCCAAATAGTAGAAAAAACAGAGAGAATAAAATCTGCAGTCCAAAAAAGTACGAAAGAAAACAAGTGAGGGagggggttgttgatgagggaaACTCTAGGAGGCTACACACGGACCACTTGATGCGTTGGCCAACTCATCGCTGCAGTTGACAAGCGCCGCACGCCAGTTTTGCAGTGGCTCATCGCCCTGTCAATCCCGCCTCGCATCACGCAGCGCATCGCGTTCCCGCCCGCACCCACACCCCGGCCGAGCGAACGAACTGGTGAGGATCTGAGGTGCAGCAGGGAAGGATATCGTGGGTGCCTCTGACTGGGTGTTGTCGTTTTCTTGAACGGCCAGGTGCTTCCGATGAACGGGTCCCTTTCCTAGATGGTCGCTTCCATGTTTCCAAGCCTTGTAGGTGTGAGTTATTTCCGAGGCCAGGGcaggaaagaaaacttaggaccttgatcctagaTGACAAAAGGACTTAGGTAAATTAGCATAAGcttaggataccttttgtTGAGTTTAATGTGTTATCCTATATCAatgtctgatgttttcttgttccccgAGGCGAGGGGGCGTCTATTCCTTGAAAGTGTTCTGTTTCTAAGTCGGGGTAATCCATCGTGCTACAGCTCGCTGCTCGAGAGATCGTCGTTGATAGGTGAGGAGGCAAGGACAGCCTATAATTACGAATAGAACAAATAGCAGAAAAGCCTGGTCAGGAGTAAGTCTGGGCGATATTCAGCTTTGATACTTTCAAGGGGATGAGCGATTGCGATGAGGTCATGTTGCGCACTCGGACAGCCCTCGGGAGCTCCGATCAGACGGGGACGGCGGTGAACGGAGGCGGAGCGGAGGGCTCTATCGGTACGGGGGTGGAGACGGAGTGGTGAGATAATTCGACAAACAGCGCAACTGAGCGTCCTGTGAAATATCTGTGAGATTCAATAGACAGAAGTGCGAAGTGTATTGGCATATGGTACGAATGAAGTTGGAATAGaaataagaaaaagaaaaaggaaaaaaaaaaaaaaagatcgTGTGGGAAAGGGTCGAAATTATTACTTCCTCGTACGGAAATGAAATGGAATTCGAGATCTGGAAAAGGTGGACTCGGGCTCCTAATTGGAGCGCCGTCAACGACTGTGAGCGAATCGAACATCTTGCGCTAGACAATGGCTTTTCTGCAAATGGACATCCCTCACACGGCTCAAGTTCCGAATGACTTTTGAACCCCTGATATGACCGACTCTAGGATGCTCATTGGGAGCTGACACTGAGGCTATCGTGACTGGACCACCTGGTAGTCCAAGAGCTGAGGAGCTGCGGAGAAAGCGACGCTACGTGACGAGGATCCGCTAGCGATTGGATTGCGATGTGACTCGATCATCGCTTAGACGAGAGCTGACCTCAGAGACTGAAGGTTGAtgacttgatgttgctgatcgAGAGTTGTGATGGTGGAGAGAAGTTGCCTAAGGGTGGATTCTCGATAATGAATGGATGCCTGACTTGGGTTACCGTTAGCTGGCCAAGTCCAGTAAAATGGGCTACCTTAGGTCTagggaggaagaaggttgttgcCGTCACAGGTCCGCCGTTTTCGGCACATTCCTTCCTTCCTCCCCCTTGAATAGTACGAATGTGATTCCTTCCCCTCAGAGGCGGATCTTAAATTGATCAAGACACACTCCAAATCGAACTCATGATGATAAAGAACAATATCTAACAGTGCCTTGTCAACAGTAAAGGATTCATGTGCACGAATGCCAAAGACAATTGCGAGGATTCCGTACCGAGGCGCAGTTACTCCAaagttgaggcttgggagTTGTGGGAGGCTGAAACACTTCTTTATTGAAGGGGTATCTCGATTCTCATAACTAATAAATCCAGAAATCATGAACCAAACCGGACCAAACCACGCCTAAAACACATTTCTCATAATCATCCACCACAAATGATAAGTTCATGGGTAGTCGCTAAACCCCGCTGTCTTGCCACTTCGATCCAGCATATATCGAAACCTCTCCCGATCCTCAAGCAGACATGTTGGAAGGTCGGCATTATTTTCTATTCGAGTGAATGTATTCTCCTTACGTCCCCATAGGTCAACACCTTCACGTATCGCACTTGCGATACGATCTCGATCGCGGAAGGATTCGTGGTT
This region includes:
- a CDS encoding arf/Sar family, other yields the protein MAGLFQRVYNWLMRMFWAMEMEVTMVGLQNAGKTSLLRVLAGGEFTLDSIPTVGFNMKKVQRGHVTLKCWDIGGQPRFRTMWERYCRGVSAIVFIVDIADTPLIPQAKEELHDLMSRKSLEGIPLLILGNKSDLPDKLSVDELIDELDLKSIRGREVCCYGISAKEETNLDAVVEFLMKYATRP
- a CDS encoding arf/Sar family, other encodes the protein MLIMTPRAMEMEVTMVGLQNAGKTSLLRVLAGGEFTLDSIPTVGFNMKKVQRGHVTLKCWDIGGQPRFRTMWERYCRGVSAIVFIVDIADTPLIPQAKEELHDLMSRKSLEGIPLLILGNKSDLPDKLSVDELIDELDLKSIRGREVCCYGISAKEETNLDAVVEFLMKYATRP
- a CDS encoding DNA-directed RNA polymerase I subunit RPA2; its protein translation is MAPSATETEWDHQFHTLRREDLFRNPPKDHTAYPALQLAVDPHLESFNGLFRDDGKPGLLAHGIADIGARTYLDGDDRASPDGKNRLTIRYKDVFLQKPQVPPSNKMARNRQVFPAECRERHVTYRGRLSATLEYRINGGDPVEFTREFGQVPVMIKSNRCHLENNSPALLVERKEESEELGGYFIVNGIEKIIRMLQLNKRNFPMAINRPSFQNRGPGYTPYGIILRAVRPDETSQTNVLHYLSDGNMTFRFSWRKNEYLVPVMMILKALVETNDREIFEGLVGPAGSKSTENTFLTHRIELLLRTYKSYNLYSKSDTRAYLGEKFRVVLGVPDTMTNLEVGTEFLRRIVLVHLGNVDVTEEQDKEKFKLLLFMIRKLYALVAGDCAVDNPDAVQNQEILLGGFLYGQILKERLDEFLSVNVRASLRDYLRRNPGVAFTSEDFRKEFPNNIFRKANENLGNALEYFLSTGNLQSASGLDLQQTAGFTVVAEKLNFLRFISHFRMVHRGAFFAQLKTTAVRKLLPESWGFMCPVHTPDGAPCGLLNHLAHKCKIMTEYVDVSHIASLAQELGIVDVSSASTEENVVVMLDGKILGFCTPKESVRIADCFRYWKVEGTHGVPLQLEIGYVPPSRGGSYPGIYMTSTPARMVRPVKYLPLQKEDWVGPYEQPYMSIAVVPQEVESGKSTHVEFDPTNILSILANMTPFSDFNQSPRNMYQCQMGKQTMGTPGAAIRYRTDNKSYRIQTGQTPIVRAPLHNTYGFDNFPNGMNAVVAVISYTGYDMDDAMILNKSAHERGFGHGTIYKTKKISLKDDSRTKATKSVTKAFGFAPHSYVSAQYQGMLDDDGLPHVGRLIQEGDVICAWHTVTPDYNGKLVNLDGITHYEKYKDSEEGFVEEVRLIGADSGNEPLQTISVKFRIPRSPIVGDKFSSRHGQKGVASQKWPTMDLPFSETGISPDIIINPHAFPSRMTIGMFVESLAGKAGALHGLAQDSTPFKFDEENTAGDYFGHQLMKAGYNYHGNEPMYSGITGEELAADIYIGVVYYQRLRHMVNDKYQVRTTGPVVPTTGQPIKGRKRGGGIRVGEMERDALLAHGTAFLLQDRLLNCSDYSKSWICRRCGSFLSVQPTVSQFAPGKKKAASIVRCRACAVKLDDAEGIDLTEIQGEIWEDGHGNSWVGGDHTTQVVVPGALKFLDVELAAMGVKLKYRVDRGDEPRKGPMRPMALDGVRVAK
- a CDS encoding arf/Sar family, other, whose amino-acid sequence is MLTPDDSSIPTVGFNMKKVQRGHVTLKCWDIGGQPRFRTMWERYCRGVSAIVFIVDIADTPLIPQAKEELHDLMSRKSLEGIPLLILGNKSDLPDKLSVDELIDELDLKSIRGREVCCYGISAKEETNLDAVVEFLMKYATRP